AATTTGCAATTTCACGGGCGGTTAATCCATTTTGCTGACCGAAGGGTATCAAATCAATCTTAATGTAATCAATCTCGAAATAACTTATATATTTATCTATTACTCCTAGTAATAGATCTAGATTTGTACAACGATGTAATATCTCCAATCTCGGAGACATATCCATGGCATTTTTTGAACTAAGGGTAGGTGGGAACATATCAACAGCCAATATCGCCAATATTAATCTATCTACCCCTTAATTAATGAAACCTTAGTGTCTTTCAGCATATAGTATGAAAGTAAAATAGCACCAGTAACAACAAATACATCAGCCATATTAAAAATCGGATAATTTATAAGAGTAAAATCCAACATATCTACCACATAGTTAAGTCTTAACCTGTCTACTAAATTACCCATAGCCCCACCTATTATCAAGGAAAGTGATACTTTTAATAAAGTTTGGCCTGATTTCCTTACTTTTACAAAATAGCATCCAAGTAAGGTAATAATCAATGCGGTTACTATAATAAGCAGCATCTGCTTTCCACTAAAGATACTAAATGCAGCTCCCCTATTTTCTGCATAGGTCAAATGAAAAACTTGATTAATAAGAGGATACGAATTAATTGGTTTTATGTATAAAACAGTTAAATATTTACTAAACTGATCAATTATTAGTATAAGAACGATTGAAAGTATATAAAACATTTTTCCCTCCTGAAAGTAATTTTTTGATTTAAGCTCTGACCTAATCACACTAAAGTTTTTTGTATAGATGAGCTTTTATCCTTTTCTAATACCGTTGTCTATCATTTTTCCTTAAAAGGTATTATCAGCCTATATTTCCCCGTTTTAGGGTCGTTCGGTATATCATCTACAACATTTATTTCATATCCTACAAAGTCTATCAATTTCTTCTTTTTCAATATTTCATCCATCCTGATTCTGATTCTTGATGTTATGGAATCCTTGTCTCCACGAATTACTACATTTAACCTCAAATTATTCTTGTCAACTTGAACAACTTGAAACTTTTCCAGACCACCTACGATAAACTCTACAAAAACTACTGGATGGATAAACTCAATATTTCCTTCTGGGTCCTTAAAAATGAGAAACTCTTCTTCACGTCCTGCTATTTTACTAAAAAGAGGGAATGCCCATCCGCAGGGACATTGCTTTTCCTCAATCATTATTTCATCGTCCATCCTGTAGCGAATTAGCGGCTGCGTATAGTTATAAAGGTTTGTGACGATTAGATTTCCCAATTCTCCGTGTTCTGTCGGCTCCCCATTTTGCTTTACGACTTCAAAAATGTGCCAATCATTAAACATATGGAATCCTTCATTTAAATCGCACTGTGCAGCCATCCCGATAGATTCCGTGGCTGCATAGAAATTTATCGGCCTAACACCGAATGCCTTATATATAACCTCAACCATGCTGTCTGTAAGATGATCTGCAGAACATAAAATTCTTTCTGGTCTGATTTTTAAGTTGCCTTTTAACTGTTCAAGCGCGAAAAGATACACTCCAGAAGAATATCCGCTAAGGCTATCCGGCATGAATAGATTCAGATCAGTAATTGATTCCTGAATTGGCCTGTTTATGTCTACCGGAAGAAAATCAAATAATAGCCTCGGTGCATCCTTTGCAAGGCTTATGCCTGCAAAATGTCCATCTATCGCACCAATAAACGCATGTTTTGTCTTTCTAAAAATATGGAGTTTGTTTTTAGATACTCTGGTAAACACTAAAGCCTTCAGTATGGACCAATCGTTGGGGCCATAGACAAAAAAGCCTATTCTCCCTGAAGAACCAGAAGTATGAATCACCTCACATATGCCTTTGTATTTTCTGCCCATCATGTCAGGGTCATTGATAAACTTTTCTATTTCATCCTTTTTTATATTTTTGTCACAAACTAACTGGTTGAAATTCTCCATCATAATTTTTTTATCTATTATAGGTAAATCCTCTATAGCTAGCTGATCTATCCTTTCGATGTTAATGCCATATTCTTGATAGTAATTTTTATAAAATTCAGAATATCTAACAACATGTTTTAGTAATTTTATAAATCGCTTGCGCTGTAAAGATTTTAGCTGTTCCAGATTCATGGCTTCGGATTTTTTCATCTGATGAATATGAATCATTGTATTTATTAAAGATAATTTGTATTTATCATATACGTTCATAAATATCCTTCCTATCACCACGAAAATTTGTTCAATTTAAATGAAAGATTTTACTCAAAAGACTGAACTTCTTCTTTAATATTTGTTCGCCTACAACTTATACATATAAATAAACAATTACTACAGAGTAAATGTTGCTCTTAGCCTTTCAATAAACCATAAATAATAAAAAATATTACAGCACAAGGAATGCAGAATAATATAACCTGCATCCCTTGACTTTCGAGCTCTCTTAAATGCTTTTTAGATACTTTTAGTGTTCATAACTCTCATAGCATTTAAAATTGCAATGATCGCAACTCCCATGTCTGCAAACACTGCTTCCCACATTGTTGCCTCGCCTGACGCGCCAAGTACAAGGAATATTGCCTTAACGCCTAACGCAAGGATAATATTCTGCATGACAATGTTCCTTGTTCTTTTAGCAACTTTAATTGCTGTAACAATCTTGGATGGTTCATCTGTCATAATAACAATATCAGCGGCTTCAATGGCCGCGTCCGAGCCTAATCCTCCCATAGCCATACCAATATCTGCCCTTGCAAGCACAGGTGCATCGTTTATTCCGTCGCCAACAAATACAACCTTACCCCTTTTTGATTTGTTAGCATCTAAGAATTCTATCTTTTCTACCTTGTCTGCTGGCAGCAATTCCGAATAAACCTCATCCAGCCCTAACTGTTTTCCAATCTTTTCTCCAACGGCTTTCATATCACCGGTTAGCATAACGATCTTCCCAATACCAAGTGCTTTTAATCCTTTAATTGCCTCTGCCGAGTCTTCCTTGACCTCATCTGAGATTACGATATTACCCGCATATTTTTTATTTATTGCAATGTGTACCACGGTGCCAATTGTTTCTATTTCTTGATATTTAATATTTTCACTAACCATTAATTTGGCGTTACCGGCAAGAACCTCTTTATCGGCAAGCTTAACACTTAAACCATGACCTGCGATTTCTTTATAATCATCTATTTTACTGAAATCAATCTCTTTCTTATAAACCTTCAAGATGGATAACGCAATCGGATGGCTTGAATGACTTTCAGCATATGCTGCATATTCAATCAATTCATCGTCTGTATAATCAATTTGAGCATTGACTTCTACAACCTCAAAAACCCCTTTGGTTAATGTACCCGTCTTATCAAATACAACCATTTCTACATTGTTCAAAGCCTCTAGATAATTACTGCCTTTTACAAGAATACCCCTCTTCGAAGCTCCGCCAATACCACCGAAGAATCCTAACGGTATTGAAATTACTAAAGCACAAGGGCAGGATACAACCAGAAACACCAGAGCTCTATAAATCCATTCTGAAAATGTGGCTCCTGGCACTACTAATGGTGGTATAATCGCCAATGCCAACGCTCCAAATACAACAACCGGAGTATAGTAACGGGCAAATTTTGTTATAAATTGTTCTGTAGGAGCTTTTCTACTACTTGCGTTTTGTACCAAATCCAAAATTTTTGATACTGTAGATTCACCAAAATCCTTTGTAACTTCAACCGTTAATACACCATTCTTGTTAATGAATCCACTTAAAGCATCGCTGCCAGGTACCAGTTCGCGGGGAATAGATTCACCGGTTAATGCTGCTGTATCTACCATTGATGTTCCATCTAGGACTTTTCCGTCGAGTGGAACTTTTTCTCCTGGTTTTACAACGATGATATCTCCGATGTTAACTTCTTCCGGTGACACTTTTTTAATTTCATCACCAATTTTAAGATTTGCATAGTCAGGTCGTATATCCATCAATGCACTGATCGATTTTCTGGAATTACCCACGGCCAGATCTTGGAACAATTCACCAACTAGATAGAACATCATAACTGCAACACCTTCTGGATATTCGCCAATGAAGAATGCGCCAATGGTCGCTACGCTCATAAGAAAATGTTCACTGAATACCTGACCTCTTGCAATTCCCTTGATTGCTTTTAATACAACGGGTCCACCTACTATAATGTAACTGATTAAAAACAAGGTTAGTTCCAGCCAATTCTGGAAATTAAATATCATGCCTACTGCAAATATTGCTCCGCCGATTATCAGCCTTGCTATTTCTTTTTTATTGTTATCTTCATCGTCATCATCATTTTCTTTTGTATTAGCCTTGGATGTATTCCCCTCAAAAACAACTTTAACATCTGGCTCTATTTTCTTTACTATACCTTCTATTGTTTCATTTAGTGAAGAAATATTGATGCCTGTATTAGTTTCCAACGTAAGTTTCTTTGATACAAAATCAACTGATGCAAATTTTACGTCTTCTAACTTACTCACTTCTGTCTCGATTTTTGCTGCGCAATTTGCGCATCCAAGTCCTTCAAGCATTATTGTTGTATTGTTACCCTTATTTTTATCGGTATCAATTATTTTAACATCCGGTTCAAGTTTATTTATGATGGCTGTTACTTCTCCAAGAATTTTACCAAATTCCTTTTTATTGACTGCTTCAATTGTCAGCTTCTTAGATACAAAATCAACAGTCGCACTATTTACCCCCTCAAGGCTTTGCGTTTGAGCTTCTATCTTTGCAGCACAATTCGCACATCCAAGCCCTTCAAGTATTAATACTTTTTTATTGCTCTTGTTAACAGTTTTTTCTATCACTACAACATCAGGTTCGTGCTTGTGCACTATGGTTTCAACTTTCTGTAATGTATTCTTATACTCTTTCTCTGATTCAGTTTCTAAAGTCAATGTCTTGTTCATGAAATTCATGTAAGCTTTGACTCCATTTATTTTATTAACCTCATCTTCAATTTTAGCTGCACAATTCGCGCAATCTAAGCCTTCTAAAATTACTTCCTTCTTTAACATTCCTTACTCCTCCTTTACTTTCTTCCTTCTGAAATATGAATTAATCCCTGATCAAATATTTGCTTTACGTGTTCATCTTCAAGTGAGTAGAATACAATCTTTCCCTCTCTTCTGCTTTTTA
The nucleotide sequence above comes from Acetoanaerobium noterae. Encoded proteins:
- the lspA gene encoding signal peptidase II; this translates as MIRSELKSKNYFQEGKMFYILSIVLILIIDQFSKYLTVLYIKPINSYPLINQVFHLTYAENRGAAFSIFSGKQMLLIIVTALIITLLGCYFVKVRKSGQTLLKVSLSLIIGGAMGNLVDRLRLNYVVDMLDFTLINYPIFNMADVFVVTGAILLSYYMLKDTKVSLIKG
- a CDS encoding phenylacetate--CoA ligase family protein, which encodes MNVYDKYKLSLINTMIHIHQMKKSEAMNLEQLKSLQRKRFIKLLKHVVRYSEFYKNYYQEYGINIERIDQLAIEDLPIIDKKIMMENFNQLVCDKNIKKDEIEKFINDPDMMGRKYKGICEVIHTSGSSGRIGFFVYGPNDWSILKALVFTRVSKNKLHIFRKTKHAFIGAIDGHFAGISLAKDAPRLLFDFLPVDINRPIQESITDLNLFMPDSLSGYSSGVYLFALEQLKGNLKIRPERILCSADHLTDSMVEVIYKAFGVRPINFYAATESIGMAAQCDLNEGFHMFNDWHIFEVVKQNGEPTEHGELGNLIVTNLYNYTQPLIRYRMDDEIMIEEKQCPCGWAFPLFSKIAGREEEFLIFKDPEGNIEFIHPVVFVEFIVGGLEKFQVVQVDKNNLRLNVVIRGDKDSITSRIRIRMDEILKKKKLIDFVGYEINVVDDIPNDPKTGKYRLIIPFKEK
- a CDS encoding heavy metal translocating P-type ATPase, with protein sequence MLKKEVILEGLDCANCAAKIEDEVNKINGVKAYMNFMNKTLTLETESEKEYKNTLQKVETIVHKHEPDVVVIEKTVNKSNKKVLILEGLGCANCAAKIEAQTQSLEGVNSATVDFVSKKLTIEAVNKKEFGKILGEVTAIINKLEPDVKIIDTDKNKGNNTTIMLEGLGCANCAAKIETEVSKLEDVKFASVDFVSKKLTLETNTGINISSLNETIEGIVKKIEPDVKVVFEGNTSKANTKENDDDDEDNNKKEIARLIIGGAIFAVGMIFNFQNWLELTLFLISYIIVGGPVVLKAIKGIARGQVFSEHFLMSVATIGAFFIGEYPEGVAVMMFYLVGELFQDLAVGNSRKSISALMDIRPDYANLKIGDEIKKVSPEEVNIGDIIVVKPGEKVPLDGKVLDGTSMVDTAALTGESIPRELVPGSDALSGFINKNGVLTVEVTKDFGESTVSKILDLVQNASSRKAPTEQFITKFARYYTPVVVFGALALAIIPPLVVPGATFSEWIYRALVFLVVSCPCALVISIPLGFFGGIGGASKRGILVKGSNYLEALNNVEMVVFDKTGTLTKGVFEVVEVNAQIDYTDDELIEYAAYAESHSSHPIALSILKVYKKEIDFSKIDDYKEIAGHGLSVKLADKEVLAGNAKLMVSENIKYQEIETIGTVVHIAINKKYAGNIVISDEVKEDSAEAIKGLKALGIGKIVMLTGDMKAVGEKIGKQLGLDEVYSELLPADKVEKIEFLDANKSKRGKVVFVGDGINDAPVLARADIGMAMGGLGSDAAIEAADIVIMTDEPSKIVTAIKVAKRTRNIVMQNIILALGVKAIFLVLGASGEATMWEAVFADMGVAIIAILNAMRVMNTKSI